One window from the genome of Myripristis murdjan chromosome 6, fMyrMur1.1, whole genome shotgun sequence encodes:
- the hsbp1b gene encoding heat shock factor-binding protein 1b, which produces MAETDPKSVQDLTNVVQTLLQQMQDKFQTMSDQIIGRIDEMSTRIDDLEKNIADLMTQAGVEEIEAPPEKAKEGQGS; this is translated from the exons ATGGCTGAAACGGACCCCAAGTCGGTGCAGGACCTGACCAACGTG GTCCAGacgctgctgcagcagatgcaggACAAGTTCCAGACCATGTCAGACCAGATTATCGGAAGAA TCGATGAAATGAGCACGCGCATCGATGACTTGGAGAAGAACATTGCCGATCTGATGACCCAGGCCGGTGTAGAAGAGATCGAGGCGCCGCCTGAGAAGGCCAAGGAGGGCCAAGGCTCATAA